A section of the Bombus fervidus isolate BK054 chromosome 9, iyBomFerv1, whole genome shotgun sequence genome encodes:
- the Gcs1 gene encoding mannosyl-oligosaccharide glucosidase isoform X2, producing the protein MAKNKIQDKFTKSKPKPVISKKESKFKMSMLNISVMVLCIAVAIWFSYRGYLETRVNTPYDVKKLVTASGLDVADRYWGTYRSGVYFGLKTRDPHSLITGLMWYFPHLLRQDRSGLRHWCEQSDRLDRYAWMEHDGRTFGVQEIVDNSAILTTTFVKRPGGKHGGDWTARISVTSKDKIRDGEEISLLFYTAIEENVKGWVKVNLGDGKQLTGVEGNTQGLGSFTINLNMIHGTVEEHSFLATVAPGLNALKETVLQNLRIAFHKGSSKEYIVLAGEQIPLSVDGKRRDANFIATQITGKIPFEIEISYESGSFINRINKLIGQNYDRTLETHRKLFDDKFEKVFKLKSKGYTEEEIKFAKMTLSNMIGSIGYFYGSSQVQSQYTKGPVPYWKAPLYTAVPSRSFFPRGFLWDEGFHGLLISVWDLEIELDIINHWFDLMNVEGWIPREMILGQEALAKVPEEFVTQINTNANPPTFFLTLHFILKHKKEEVLEKHFQFFDNLYPRLQTWFNWFNTTQIGDIPSTYRWRGRDGTTNKELNPKTLTSGLDDYPRASHPNVDERHVDLRCWIAFAADIMHQISEMLSHSNNKYQETYQYLSDNSLLNKLHWSPSTQTYADFGLHTDKVILRKVTSSSRSHLQPSETIRVVMEDPTLRYVDSSFGYVSLFPFILQIINPSSSQLGKVLQDLTNPDLLWTKYGLRSLAKISPLYMEYNTEHDGPYWRGAIWMNLNYLTVRATHYYSNIEGPYQDKARKIYQNLRKNLIQNVIKQYKKTGYVWENYGDVHGEAKGSHPFTGWTSLVLLLMAEIY; encoded by the exons AtggcaaaaaataaaatacaagataaatttacaaaatcaaaACCTAAACCTGTTAtttcaaaaaaagaaagtaaatttaaaatgtcCATGTTAAACATTTCAGTTATGGTTTTATGCATTGCTGTTGCTATTTGGTTCAGTTATAGAGGATACTTAGAAACAAGAGTGAATACTCCATATGATGTAAAaaag CTAGTTACAGCCTCTGGATTGGATGTTGCAGACAGATATTGGGGTACCTATAGATCAGGTGTTTATTTTGGATTAAAAACTCGAGATCCACATTCTTTAATAACAGGATTAATGTGGTATTTCCCTCATTTATTGCGTCAAGATAGAAGTGGCCTTAGACATTGGTGTGAACAAAGTGATAGATTAGATAg atATGCATGGATGGAACATGATGGAAGAACATTTGGTGTTCAAGAAATAGTGGATAATTCAGCTATTTTAACTACTACATTTGTTAAAAGACCTGGTGGTAAACATGGTGGAGATTGGACTGCAAGAATTTCTGTAACTTCTAAGGATAAGATACGAGATGGtgaagaaatttcattacttTTCTATACTGCCATTGAAGAGAACGTTAAAGGATGGGTTAAAGTTAATCTTGGTGATGGAAAACAGTTAACGGGTGTAGAGGGGAATACCCAAGGTTTAGGTTCATTTACTATAAATCTTAATATGATACACGGAACTGTAGAGGAGCACTCTTTTCTAGCAACTGTTGCCCCTGGCTTAAATGCCTTGAAAGAAACAGTTCTCCAAAATCTAAGGATAGCATTTCATAAAGGATCATCAAAGGAATACATAGTTCTAGCGGGTGAACAAATACCATTATCGGTagatggaaaaagaagagatgcaaattttattgcaacacaaataacaggaaaaattccctttgaaattgaaattagttATGAATCAGGTAGTTTTATTAACAGAATCAACAAATTAATTGGTCAAAATTATGACCGTACTTTAGAAACGCACCGAAAATTATTTGATGACAAGTTTGAGAAGGTGTTTAAATTAAAGTCGAAAGGTTATAcggaagaagaaattaaatttgcaaaaatgACGCTATCGAATATGATAGGGTCTATAGGCTACTTTTATGGAAGTTCACAAGTTCAAAGTCAATATACTAAAGGTCCTGTGCCTTACTGGAAAGCACCTTTATATACTGCTGTACCTAGTAGAAGCTTTTTTCCACGAGGATTTCTATGGGACGAAGGTTTTCATGGCTTGCTTATATCAGTTTGGGATTTAGAAATCGAACTAGATATTATAAATCATTGGTTCGACTTAATGAACGTCGAAGGATGGATTCCGAGAGAAATGATTTTGGGTCAAGAAGCTCTAGCAAAAGTTCCAGAAGAATTCGTAActcaaataaatacaaatgcaAATCCacctacattttttttaacgttgcaTTTTATACTTAAACACAAAAAAGAAGAGGTATTAGAAAaacatttccaattttttgataatttgTACCCTCGTCTTCAGACATGGTTTAATTGGTTTAATACTACGCAAATTGGAGATATACCGAGTACGTATAGATGGAGAGGTAGAGATGGAACAACTAACAAAGAATTAAATCCAAAAACGCTTACATCTGGATTAGATGATTATCCAAGAGCTTCTCATCCAAATGTCGATGAACGACATGTCGATTTACGTTGCTGGATTGCATTTGCTGCTGATATTATGCATCAGATCAGCGAAATGTTAAGTCactctaataataaatatcaagaGACCTATCAGTACTTATCTGATaatagtttattaaataaattacattggTCACCAAGTACACAAACGTATGCTGATTTCGGATTGCATACAGATAAAGTAATTCTACGAAAAGTAACTTCGTCTTCAAGATCACATCTACAACCGTCGGAAACAATACGAGTTGTAATGGAAGATCCAACTCTAAGATACGTTGATTCTTCCTTCGGATATGTCTcattatttccatttattttacaaattatcaatCCTAGTTCTTCACAGTTAGGCAAAGTACTACAGGATTTAACCAATCCTGACCTACTGTGGACTAAATATGGCTTACGATCACTCGCAAAGATATCGCCACTTTACATGGAATATAATACTGAACACGATGGTCCTTACTGGAGAGGAGCTATTTGGatgaatttgaattatttgacAGTACGAGCAACGCACTATTATTCTAACATTGAAGGTCCATATCAAGACAAAgcgagaaaaatttatcagaatttaagaaagaatttaatacaaaacGTTATTAAGCAATATAAAAAAACTGGATACGTATGGGAAAA
- the Gcs1 gene encoding mannosyl-oligosaccharide glucosidase isoform X1 — protein MECFYHSLIRVHRMAKNKIQDKFTKSKPKPVISKKESKFKMSMLNISVMVLCIAVAIWFSYRGYLETRVNTPYDVKKLVTASGLDVADRYWGTYRSGVYFGLKTRDPHSLITGLMWYFPHLLRQDRSGLRHWCEQSDRLDRYAWMEHDGRTFGVQEIVDNSAILTTTFVKRPGGKHGGDWTARISVTSKDKIRDGEEISLLFYTAIEENVKGWVKVNLGDGKQLTGVEGNTQGLGSFTINLNMIHGTVEEHSFLATVAPGLNALKETVLQNLRIAFHKGSSKEYIVLAGEQIPLSVDGKRRDANFIATQITGKIPFEIEISYESGSFINRINKLIGQNYDRTLETHRKLFDDKFEKVFKLKSKGYTEEEIKFAKMTLSNMIGSIGYFYGSSQVQSQYTKGPVPYWKAPLYTAVPSRSFFPRGFLWDEGFHGLLISVWDLEIELDIINHWFDLMNVEGWIPREMILGQEALAKVPEEFVTQINTNANPPTFFLTLHFILKHKKEEVLEKHFQFFDNLYPRLQTWFNWFNTTQIGDIPSTYRWRGRDGTTNKELNPKTLTSGLDDYPRASHPNVDERHVDLRCWIAFAADIMHQISEMLSHSNNKYQETYQYLSDNSLLNKLHWSPSTQTYADFGLHTDKVILRKVTSSSRSHLQPSETIRVVMEDPTLRYVDSSFGYVSLFPFILQIINPSSSQLGKVLQDLTNPDLLWTKYGLRSLAKISPLYMEYNTEHDGPYWRGAIWMNLNYLTVRATHYYSNIEGPYQDKARKIYQNLRKNLIQNVIKQYKKTGYVWENYGDVHGEAKGSHPFTGWTSLVLLLMAEIY, from the exons atgGAATGCTTTTATCATTCACTGATAAG GGTACATAGAAtggcaaaaaataaaatacaagataaatttacaaaatcaaaACCTAAACCTGTTAtttcaaaaaaagaaagtaaatttaaaatgtcCATGTTAAACATTTCAGTTATGGTTTTATGCATTGCTGTTGCTATTTGGTTCAGTTATAGAGGATACTTAGAAACAAGAGTGAATACTCCATATGATGTAAAaaag CTAGTTACAGCCTCTGGATTGGATGTTGCAGACAGATATTGGGGTACCTATAGATCAGGTGTTTATTTTGGATTAAAAACTCGAGATCCACATTCTTTAATAACAGGATTAATGTGGTATTTCCCTCATTTATTGCGTCAAGATAGAAGTGGCCTTAGACATTGGTGTGAACAAAGTGATAGATTAGATAg atATGCATGGATGGAACATGATGGAAGAACATTTGGTGTTCAAGAAATAGTGGATAATTCAGCTATTTTAACTACTACATTTGTTAAAAGACCTGGTGGTAAACATGGTGGAGATTGGACTGCAAGAATTTCTGTAACTTCTAAGGATAAGATACGAGATGGtgaagaaatttcattacttTTCTATACTGCCATTGAAGAGAACGTTAAAGGATGGGTTAAAGTTAATCTTGGTGATGGAAAACAGTTAACGGGTGTAGAGGGGAATACCCAAGGTTTAGGTTCATTTACTATAAATCTTAATATGATACACGGAACTGTAGAGGAGCACTCTTTTCTAGCAACTGTTGCCCCTGGCTTAAATGCCTTGAAAGAAACAGTTCTCCAAAATCTAAGGATAGCATTTCATAAAGGATCATCAAAGGAATACATAGTTCTAGCGGGTGAACAAATACCATTATCGGTagatggaaaaagaagagatgcaaattttattgcaacacaaataacaggaaaaattccctttgaaattgaaattagttATGAATCAGGTAGTTTTATTAACAGAATCAACAAATTAATTGGTCAAAATTATGACCGTACTTTAGAAACGCACCGAAAATTATTTGATGACAAGTTTGAGAAGGTGTTTAAATTAAAGTCGAAAGGTTATAcggaagaagaaattaaatttgcaaaaatgACGCTATCGAATATGATAGGGTCTATAGGCTACTTTTATGGAAGTTCACAAGTTCAAAGTCAATATACTAAAGGTCCTGTGCCTTACTGGAAAGCACCTTTATATACTGCTGTACCTAGTAGAAGCTTTTTTCCACGAGGATTTCTATGGGACGAAGGTTTTCATGGCTTGCTTATATCAGTTTGGGATTTAGAAATCGAACTAGATATTATAAATCATTGGTTCGACTTAATGAACGTCGAAGGATGGATTCCGAGAGAAATGATTTTGGGTCAAGAAGCTCTAGCAAAAGTTCCAGAAGAATTCGTAActcaaataaatacaaatgcaAATCCacctacattttttttaacgttgcaTTTTATACTTAAACACAAAAAAGAAGAGGTATTAGAAAaacatttccaattttttgataatttgTACCCTCGTCTTCAGACATGGTTTAATTGGTTTAATACTACGCAAATTGGAGATATACCGAGTACGTATAGATGGAGAGGTAGAGATGGAACAACTAACAAAGAATTAAATCCAAAAACGCTTACATCTGGATTAGATGATTATCCAAGAGCTTCTCATCCAAATGTCGATGAACGACATGTCGATTTACGTTGCTGGATTGCATTTGCTGCTGATATTATGCATCAGATCAGCGAAATGTTAAGTCactctaataataaatatcaagaGACCTATCAGTACTTATCTGATaatagtttattaaataaattacattggTCACCAAGTACACAAACGTATGCTGATTTCGGATTGCATACAGATAAAGTAATTCTACGAAAAGTAACTTCGTCTTCAAGATCACATCTACAACCGTCGGAAACAATACGAGTTGTAATGGAAGATCCAACTCTAAGATACGTTGATTCTTCCTTCGGATATGTCTcattatttccatttattttacaaattatcaatCCTAGTTCTTCACAGTTAGGCAAAGTACTACAGGATTTAACCAATCCTGACCTACTGTGGACTAAATATGGCTTACGATCACTCGCAAAGATATCGCCACTTTACATGGAATATAATACTGAACACGATGGTCCTTACTGGAGAGGAGCTATTTGGatgaatttgaattatttgacAGTACGAGCAACGCACTATTATTCTAACATTGAAGGTCCATATCAAGACAAAgcgagaaaaatttatcagaatttaagaaagaatttaatacaaaacGTTATTAAGCAATATAAAAAAACTGGATACGTATGGGAAAA
- the Gcs1 gene encoding mannosyl-oligosaccharide glucosidase isoform X3 has translation MWYFPHLLRQDRSGLRHWCEQSDRLDRYAWMEHDGRTFGVQEIVDNSAILTTTFVKRPGGKHGGDWTARISVTSKDKIRDGEEISLLFYTAIEENVKGWVKVNLGDGKQLTGVEGNTQGLGSFTINLNMIHGTVEEHSFLATVAPGLNALKETVLQNLRIAFHKGSSKEYIVLAGEQIPLSVDGKRRDANFIATQITGKIPFEIEISYESGSFINRINKLIGQNYDRTLETHRKLFDDKFEKVFKLKSKGYTEEEIKFAKMTLSNMIGSIGYFYGSSQVQSQYTKGPVPYWKAPLYTAVPSRSFFPRGFLWDEGFHGLLISVWDLEIELDIINHWFDLMNVEGWIPREMILGQEALAKVPEEFVTQINTNANPPTFFLTLHFILKHKKEEVLEKHFQFFDNLYPRLQTWFNWFNTTQIGDIPSTYRWRGRDGTTNKELNPKTLTSGLDDYPRASHPNVDERHVDLRCWIAFAADIMHQISEMLSHSNNKYQETYQYLSDNSLLNKLHWSPSTQTYADFGLHTDKVILRKVTSSSRSHLQPSETIRVVMEDPTLRYVDSSFGYVSLFPFILQIINPSSSQLGKVLQDLTNPDLLWTKYGLRSLAKISPLYMEYNTEHDGPYWRGAIWMNLNYLTVRATHYYSNIEGPYQDKARKIYQNLRKNLIQNVIKQYKKTGYVWENYGDVHGEAKGSHPFTGWTSLVLLLMAEIY, from the exons ATGTGGTATTTCCCTCATTTATTGCGTCAAGATAGAAGTGGCCTTAGACATTGGTGTGAACAAAGTGATAGATTAGATAg atATGCATGGATGGAACATGATGGAAGAACATTTGGTGTTCAAGAAATAGTGGATAATTCAGCTATTTTAACTACTACATTTGTTAAAAGACCTGGTGGTAAACATGGTGGAGATTGGACTGCAAGAATTTCTGTAACTTCTAAGGATAAGATACGAGATGGtgaagaaatttcattacttTTCTATACTGCCATTGAAGAGAACGTTAAAGGATGGGTTAAAGTTAATCTTGGTGATGGAAAACAGTTAACGGGTGTAGAGGGGAATACCCAAGGTTTAGGTTCATTTACTATAAATCTTAATATGATACACGGAACTGTAGAGGAGCACTCTTTTCTAGCAACTGTTGCCCCTGGCTTAAATGCCTTGAAAGAAACAGTTCTCCAAAATCTAAGGATAGCATTTCATAAAGGATCATCAAAGGAATACATAGTTCTAGCGGGTGAACAAATACCATTATCGGTagatggaaaaagaagagatgcaaattttattgcaacacaaataacaggaaaaattccctttgaaattgaaattagttATGAATCAGGTAGTTTTATTAACAGAATCAACAAATTAATTGGTCAAAATTATGACCGTACTTTAGAAACGCACCGAAAATTATTTGATGACAAGTTTGAGAAGGTGTTTAAATTAAAGTCGAAAGGTTATAcggaagaagaaattaaatttgcaaaaatgACGCTATCGAATATGATAGGGTCTATAGGCTACTTTTATGGAAGTTCACAAGTTCAAAGTCAATATACTAAAGGTCCTGTGCCTTACTGGAAAGCACCTTTATATACTGCTGTACCTAGTAGAAGCTTTTTTCCACGAGGATTTCTATGGGACGAAGGTTTTCATGGCTTGCTTATATCAGTTTGGGATTTAGAAATCGAACTAGATATTATAAATCATTGGTTCGACTTAATGAACGTCGAAGGATGGATTCCGAGAGAAATGATTTTGGGTCAAGAAGCTCTAGCAAAAGTTCCAGAAGAATTCGTAActcaaataaatacaaatgcaAATCCacctacattttttttaacgttgcaTTTTATACTTAAACACAAAAAAGAAGAGGTATTAGAAAaacatttccaattttttgataatttgTACCCTCGTCTTCAGACATGGTTTAATTGGTTTAATACTACGCAAATTGGAGATATACCGAGTACGTATAGATGGAGAGGTAGAGATGGAACAACTAACAAAGAATTAAATCCAAAAACGCTTACATCTGGATTAGATGATTATCCAAGAGCTTCTCATCCAAATGTCGATGAACGACATGTCGATTTACGTTGCTGGATTGCATTTGCTGCTGATATTATGCATCAGATCAGCGAAATGTTAAGTCactctaataataaatatcaagaGACCTATCAGTACTTATCTGATaatagtttattaaataaattacattggTCACCAAGTACACAAACGTATGCTGATTTCGGATTGCATACAGATAAAGTAATTCTACGAAAAGTAACTTCGTCTTCAAGATCACATCTACAACCGTCGGAAACAATACGAGTTGTAATGGAAGATCCAACTCTAAGATACGTTGATTCTTCCTTCGGATATGTCTcattatttccatttattttacaaattatcaatCCTAGTTCTTCACAGTTAGGCAAAGTACTACAGGATTTAACCAATCCTGACCTACTGTGGACTAAATATGGCTTACGATCACTCGCAAAGATATCGCCACTTTACATGGAATATAATACTGAACACGATGGTCCTTACTGGAGAGGAGCTATTTGGatgaatttgaattatttgacAGTACGAGCAACGCACTATTATTCTAACATTGAAGGTCCATATCAAGACAAAgcgagaaaaatttatcagaatttaagaaagaatttaatacaaaacGTTATTAAGCAATATAAAAAAACTGGATACGTATGGGAAAA
- the Secs gene encoding sec synthetase, protein MNNQAFSLAERLIPSTYVQQGLNAKKARENLIRHFIEHQKWPEEGWDDATIEAFLSDLSQMDSNNFPSNCSVGEREARIVSNIVARRHFRMGHGIGRSSDLEEVQPKAAGSSLMYKLTNALVLEVIRYMGVKSIAGCFLSPMATGMSLVLCMLTFKQDRPRAKYVLWPRIDQKSSFKSIITAGLEPIVIETKIVGDELKTDMQRLESQMAALSESVACVLTTTSCFAPRACDSIDSIAALCTQYNIPHLVNNAYGLQSTRCMHLIQEASRKGRVDAFVQSTDKNFLVPVGGAIIGSFDKNLLDRISKMYPGRASASSIMDVMITLLSLGMAGYKQLITQRKEMYSYLKEELGKLATRHDERLLDTKGNPISMGMTLQCLSHQHDNKQVTMLGLMLFLRNVSGTRVITTTETKHIVSYKFEGWGAHNSNYPVPYLTAAAALGMKKSDVDMFIQRLDKALTKVRRRSAPVTPTASLAGSSINGDAVGTGGPGESSTASTSRASSKDSLRK, encoded by the exons ATGAATAATCAGGCATTCAGTTTAGCTGAAAGACTTATTCCTTCAACCTATGTACAACAAGGTTTAAATGCAAAAAAAGCACGTGAAAATCTTATAAGACACTTCATCGAACAT CAAAAATGGCCAGAAGAGGGTTGGGATGATGCAACAATAGAAGCTTTTCTCTCAGATCTGTCACAAATGGACAGCAACAATTTTCCTTCCAATTGTAGTGTTGGAGAACGTGAAGCAAGAATTGTATCAAACATTGTTGCAAGGCGACATTTTCGAATGGGTCATGGCATAGGAAGATCAAGTGATTTAGAAGAAGTACAACCAAAAGCTGCAGGAAGTAGCCTAATGTATAAATTAACCAATGCTTTAGTACTTGAAGTCATTCGATATATGG GTGTAAAAAGCATAGCAGGTTGTTTTCTATCACCAATGGCTACAGGCATGAGTTTGGTATTATGTATGTTAACATTTAAACAGGATAGACCACGAGCCAAGTATGTCTTGTGGCCTAGAATTGATCAAAAATCAAGCTTTAAATCAATAATCACAGCTGGATTAGAACCGATTGTTATTGAAACCAAGATAGTTGGAGATGAATTAAAGACAGATATGCAAAGACTTGAATCTCAAATGGCAGCTTTAAGTGAAAGTGTTGCTTGTGTGCTCACAACAACTAGTTGCTTTGCACCCAGGGCATGTGATTCTATTGATTCTATTGCAGCGCTTTGTACTCAATATAACATTCCACATTTAGTAAATAATGCGTATGG CTTACAGAGTACAAGATGTATGCATTTGATTCAAGAAGCATCGCGTAAGGGCCGCGTCGATGCTTTCGTTCAAAGCAcggataaaaattttctagtACCAGTTGGTGGTGCAATTATTGGCTCTTTTGACAAAAATCTGTTAGATCGCATATCAAAAATGTACCCAGGTCGTGCAAGTGCCAGCTCCATTATGGATGTAATGATAACATTACTAAGCTTAGGAATGGCGGGTTACAAACAATTAATAACACAACGTAAAGAAATGTATTCATATTTAAAGGAAGAACTTGGCAAATTAGCAACAAGACATGATGAAAGATTGCTAGACACTAAAGGAAATCCTATATCAATGGGAATGACTCTTCAGTGTTTAAGTCATCAGCATGATAATAAACAAGTTACAATGTTAGGTTTGATGTTATTTCTCCGCAATGTTAGTGGTACAAGAGTAATAACAACAACAGAAACTAAGCATATTGTTTCATATAAGTTTGAAG gTTGGGGAGCACATAATAGTAATTATCCAGTACCATACTTAACTGCTGCTGCAGCTTTAGGTATGAAGAAATCAGATGTGGACATGTTTATACAACGATTAGATAAAGCTTTGACAAAAGTAAGGAGGCGTTCAGCTCCAGTTACACCGACAGCATCTCTTGCTGGATCCAGCATTAATGGAGATGCAGTAGGTACTGGTGGTCCTGGAGAATCAAGTACAGCTTCAACTAGCCGAGCAAGTAGTAAAGATAGTTTGAGAAAATGA